The genomic DNA GTCGTATCCTTTAGGCTGTTTAAATCGGCACGTTTCCCTAAAATCAATGATAACCCACCAAGAAGAATGGATTTTCCTGCACCAGTTTCTCCTGTAATTATAGACAAGCCTTCGTTAAAATCAACATGAAGCGTATCTATTAAAGCGTAATTTTTTATTGAAAGTGATGTTAACAAAGCTATTTTTTGTTCTTAAATTTTCGGAAATAAATATAATGAAAGCTTTTTTAAAATGTGGAATAACTTAAAACTTAATCTTTTGCCACTTACTACTATGCATTGGTGCTACTCTTTGAAGTGTTTCCATAACACTGGTAATATTTACATTAGGTCCATCAGTAAAGATTTGTTCAATCTCATCAGCTTTGGCATCAAAAAAAGTTCGCAAAATAAAAGAATTTGGTCTACGACTATTCATAGCTGTAAATGACTGTAATGAAGCTGCTATCTTTTCCTTTCCTTCTTTTGCATTCTCTCCCATAATATCCAAACCGTCTCTATGATAAGTGTATAGCACTTCTCTATACTCTTTAAAAGTTGGAGATAACACATTATCTATAAGAGCGAATCTGCTTTGTAAGCCATCTTCTAATTTCCATCCTTTAAAATTACCCTGTTGCGAATAATTTGTAATCACTCGTGCTTGTGTATAATAAGGATCCCCACCTTTTTTAGAAAAAGAGTCTGCATCTAATGCTAAAATCATATAGACATGATATGCTAACACTGAGATTAAATTAGACTCGAATTGATTGGGGTTAAAAATTAGATTTTGAAATTCCAGATACCTAAAATTAAAGTCTTTATCATTGAAATTATAAATAGGTGTGGTAAAAGAGGACCCAAAAACCGGGCGGGATGATTGTACTTGGATAGATGCTTGAAACGATTCGCCACTATAGCTATTAACATTTATAACCATGCTACAATCTATACGTTCTTGTGCTTTAAATGTTTTTTTAGTCCATTTTGTATTATTAATGAACTCTTTTAGTTGCTTTTCCAGCGTTTTAAAAATTGGAAAATTCTCGTTACCTGTTTGTTGTGCATTTACTACAACATTACAATTTAGTTCTTGCGAAAATCCTTTAATTCCAAGACAAAATATTAAAACAACTAAAAAACTACGCATGTATTTGTTCTATAATTTTATTTAATAAATCTTTAGCTACTTCTGCTTTAGATTTTAATTTAAACTCTGTAATAACTTCTTTATTATCAATCAAAGTAACTTTATTTGTATCACTTTTAAAACCAGCTCCTTTATCGTTTAACGAATTTAAAACAATTAAATTTAAATTCTTTCTTTTTAATTTTCCTTTTGCATTCTCAAGCTCATCATTAGTTTCCAATGCAAACCCTACTAAATACTGGTTTTTCTTAATGGCTCCCAATGAAGCCAAAATATCTTTTGTTTTTTCTAACTCTAAAGTTAACGTTGGTGACTTCTTTTTTATTTTTTGAGAAGCCACTTCTTTTGGTTTAAAATCTGCTACTGCAGCCGAAAGTATGGCTATATCTACATCTTGAAAATACGTATGTACAGATTCATACATCTCTTGTGCACTAACAACTGGAATTGTTTGTATTAAACTATGTGACACTTTTTGATGTGTGGGACCTGTTACTAAAATAACCTCGGCACCTAAATTTGCTGATGCTTTGGCTATTTCAAAACCCATTTTCCCGCTAGAATGGTTTCCTATAAAACGAACTGGGTCAATAGCTTCATAGGTTGGTCCTGCCGTTATGAGTATTTTTTTTCCTTTTAATGGGAGTTTATCTAAAATATCATTTTCAATAAACGTAATGATATCTTCTGGCTCTGCCATTCTACCCTCTCCAACTAAACCACTTGCTAATTCTCCACTTGTAGCTGGAATCATAATATTCCCATAATCTTTTAAAGTATTAAAAGAAGCTATTGTACTGGGATGCTTATACATGTCCAGATCCATTGCTGGAGCAAAATACACGGTACATTTTGCCGACAGGTATGTTGCTAGCAAAAAATTATCACTTGTGCCATTTGCCATTTTTGAAAGCGTATT from Flavivirga abyssicola includes the following:
- the porD gene encoding type IX secretion system protein PorD, whose amino-acid sequence is MRSFLVVLIFCLGIKGFSQELNCNVVVNAQQTGNENFPIFKTLEKQLKEFINNTKWTKKTFKAQERIDCSMVINVNSYSGESFQASIQVQSSRPVFGSSFTTPIYNFNDKDFNFRYLEFQNLIFNPNQFESNLISVLAYHVYMILALDADSFSKKGGDPYYTQARVITNYSQQGNFKGWKLEDGLQSRFALIDNVLSPTFKEYREVLYTYHRDGLDIMGENAKEGKEKIAASLQSFTAMNSRRPNSFILRTFFDAKADEIEQIFTDGPNVNITSVMETLQRVAPMHSSKWQKIKF
- the coaBC gene encoding bifunctional phosphopantothenoylcysteine decarboxylase/phosphopantothenate--cysteine ligase CoaBC, translated to MSILSGKNILLGISAGIAAYKTASLVRLFIKAGANVKVVMTPASKDFITPLTLSTLSKHPVYSSFTNEEDDNAIWNNHVDLGLWADIFVIAPATANTLSKMANGTSDNFLLATYLSAKCTVYFAPAMDLDMYKHPSTIASFNTLKDYGNIMIPATSGELASGLVGEGRMAEPEDIITFIENDILDKLPLKGKKILITAGPTYEAIDPVRFIGNHSSGKMGFEIAKASANLGAEVILVTGPTHQKVSHSLIQTIPVVSAQEMYESVHTYFQDVDIAILSAAVADFKPKEVASQKIKKKSPTLTLELEKTKDILASLGAIKKNQYLVGFALETNDELENAKGKLKRKNLNLIVLNSLNDKGAGFKSDTNKVTLIDNKEVITEFKLKSKAEVAKDLLNKIIEQIHA